ATCATTACAAagtcaaacttaaaaaaaacaaacaaacaaacaaaaaaacaacaacacatgcaCAGATTAATTGTTGACAATAAGatctataacatgcatttagaaaataggtTGAATTTTTACTTTATGCTGACTTGCTGTGCAGTAAAAAACGTAAGTTGGTtcatttgttaaaggagaagttcacctccagaacaaaaatttacagataatttactcaccccattgtcatccaagatgtccatgtctttctttcatcagtcataaagaaattatgtttcttgaggaaaacatttcaggaattctctccatataatggacttctatggtgcccatgagtttgaacttccaaaatgcagtttaaatgtttaattttactactcatatactttttaatctcaaatgctcgtcttgtctagctctgtgatgcgcatgcatactctgtgtaatccgggtcaatacagttagggcaggtcgaaaaactcccatcttattttttcctccaacttcaaaatcatcctacatcgctgttttaacttttttttttttgtaaagggcatttgaccttctttgcacattcactttgtaaacactgggttggtacttctgcagtgatcatttagagccctttgaagctgcatttaaactgcattttggaagttcaaacttccgggcaccatagaagtccactatatggagaacattcctgaaatgttttcctcaagaaacataaatttctgtacgactgaagCAAGAAAgtcatggacatcttggataacaaggatgtgagtaaattatttgtacatttttgttctggaagtgaactactcctttaaggaTATAAATAGCATGCTGCATCCAAATCAAAAGGGCAACCCCCCCCCACCccacacattttaaatgatatacATTGCCTTTAAGAATTGGTATCTCTCTTAAAcatcaatgtatttttgtgtgcaTATGCATTATTTGTGCCCTTCTCTACTGCattctaattattttgaatgttaCAGCAATACATTTGTGTTAATTAGTGACAGCTAAATTTGTATAAGATGCATTTTCTTTGTTTCTATGGTGACAAACCTGTCACAGCAGCAGAAGACGGAGCACGGTGAGGTCTCAATGCCACGGAACTTTCCAGAGTTGGGCGTATCGGTGCACTCAGCGATGAACGCGTGCAGGTCAGTGATATGGATAGGCTCCTGAGTTTGATGCTGAATGGAAATGAAAGGATATCATCATGTTACTATAATCAAGTTGTTTAAATTGTCTTACTACTTGCTAAATATAACACCtcttaaatttaaaatcaatactGATCATTTACAATAATaggaatataaaaataattaagaaaattgggtaaaacgtatttaaaataataaaaaaaagacaaaaattgttattaaaaaataaataaataaagaaacacaATCACCTacatacacaaaaacataattattgaATTGAATTCTATGGTTTACACTGAGTATTATGCATGCATGTTTGTACACGTGCGTGTGCTGAAATTATATCAggaacaaaacatgtttttcactTCTATCTTTTCATCTACCTCATCTTTCATTCTTACCTTGATGGTCTCATAAGCTCCAGTGATGAGAGCGATAAAGAGAGAGAGCACCATGTAAATGAACAGAGAGATGAACGTGTAAAGGTAAACCTGCAAAGGAACATAGTACATTTACTGCATTGAATTCTGTAGCATTTGTCGTAAGTACCTGTGTgaggacatgagggtgaaacTCACCTGACTAAAGACCCAGACGAGCATGCTGCTCTCTTGCATGCCACTGAAGGTCACAAACATGTCATCTCCATTGATCAGAGAGAAAAGACACTCAGACACCAGCGAGAGAGAGCGAAACtgaggaaacaaaacaaaactatgaaCACCAAACACCATATATAATGAAAGAGAagacacatatacatatacactactgttcaaaagttttgttttttaaatgtttctgaaagtcTCATATGCTCTctattatatatgcatatgcaaaaacagtaatattgtgaaatatttttacaatttaaaattactgttttctatttaagtatgttttaaaacataatttattcctgtgatggcaaagctgaattttcagcatcattactgcagtcttcagtgtcacatgatccttcagaaatcattctaatatgttgattcggtgattattattaatgttggaaacagttgttcgaaaatattttataacattataaatgtcttaactgtCACTGGGTGAATTTTAGGCATctatgctgaataaaagaatcaatttgtttaaaaaaataaatcttattgACTACAAACATTTGAAACAATGTATTAATAGTATAAATACTACTATTTTACAGACTCTAAAAACATTATCTCTTTTGGATTTCTCTGAATTTAATTACATCACAGCATGTAGgaaattaaaatcatttgtcactttctcaaacaaaaaatataaatgtcaatgtcggtggctttaggaaaacaacATACGGTGAgcaatctgcatttaaactcgtaaatataggaggaatatgtcaaagtggTGTTATGACTATAACTAAATATtagcatgtagatgtcttcaggccagcacttttatcaaacGTGAAATTTGTtacagattgaacatggtatgtttgagttagtgtaaaacaagtcatctcctgttgccagcaggtggcgctatcaTTATAAccgaatattggcctttagatgtcttcagaccaggactcttatcgaacatgtgaagtttggtgcagatcagacattgaacgtctgagttacaacaacttgtTTTTCCAAGGCGAAACATTTGTCAGGCCGTCACAgacacgccctttaacgaaaactctgGATCTtcgtttttaacatttaacatcgcaaaggcctttagattagactgaccaaatataatgttgttgtcattaaatctttaggaggagtttgttacagtgtaaaacatatcacttcctgttgccagcaggtggtgctatgactacaactgaatatgggcatggtgGTGTGTTCAGAACACGACTCAAACATATgatatcaaatgtgtattttggtgcagatcagacacTGTATGGcggagttataacaacttcctatTTCAGGgtgaaacatcaaagtttgtcaggccgccacagacaACTTAACAtaacaaagggctttagattagactgaccaaatttggtgttgatctgtttaaatctctaggaggagtttgttaaaatgcctgaaaatggcaaaaatggcatAAAACTGGCTGaggaaattaaaaacaacagactTCCTGTGGGGTTTCGAGCTTTGTACtaggacttttttgtaggtactggtgtgttacatgtgtctaccgaaaTTCGtaaatgtatgtgaaacatagcttaAGTGGCACTTCGtttaaattttataggtggcgctatcaagACATTTTGACACACACCGTTCTAAAATCTAATAATTTTCACCACTTCTGGCCTGtgtgcaaaatgttagttttttcAGCGTGTGTACAAAGATTCAGAATTCTTGCGCATGTTTAGGCCATCAAAAATGCAagtcattttggagaagaagaagaaactgagcaattccaatagggtccttgcACCATCGGTGCTCAGGCCCTTAAAAAATGTCGAAAGGAAATTGCATATTGGTAAATTACGAATACTTCTAATAACCAACtggatacatttttcattttacccAGAACCAAATATTCCATTTTTGGACATGTCCCATGTATTACCATGTGGagttattgaattattatttgcTTTGCCTCTGTCAGGCCTAAGTTGTGTACCTTAACATGGTAGGGTCCCAGCACAATCCACCCACAGAAGCAATAACCGAGGTAGATTACCGCCACACAGCAACAGAAACGGATCACATTAGGGAATGCAGCTCGTAAAGTGACAATGAGAATCTGAGAAATGGAAAACATAATAGAGTAGATGAAATCCACATtctaaaaaacatcttttttttttgcaagcaaATCTCCACTAGAGATGTGGTGACATTTCAGgtgtatttaatgatttaacaaacaatatttttaaaaaatcatagtgAGTTCAGTTCTGACAATCAAGAAAATGTGCAAATGGCAAGAAAATGTGAACACTGGTGTGTGGGTGCGTTTGTTTctcacattgtacttctgaaaaAAGGTGAGGTAGCGAATAACTCCAACCCAAACCAATAACGTTGAGGTGCCCAAGAGGATCCCACACTCATCATAGGATGAGACGTTCTGAGGGTTGAAACAAAGTATCATGAAATATCACTGCTGATTGTGACCCAATGCAATGCCTCCATATGCATAAGGGTTTCTGAAGCCGACGGTCATCTGCGATTACTAACCTTTAGCTCAATCCCGATCTTAATGATAGATCCTGCGATAGTGAGCACGTCGCTAATGATGAGCAGAATATACCATCCATTAATAAACTCCATTCTGTCTCCCCAACACACATCACGCTTCAGAGAGGTCCTGAAGTACTGCACAAACTCCTGAAGAGAAAAATACAAGAGAGAATGTTAGGACAGGTTTGCCATTTTAATGTGGATTTGTTTGATATAGTGTCTTACATTTTGAAGAACGATTCCTCTGATGATAGAGCGGCCACAGAGGACCAGAGACAGAACACACACTACTGAAACAGCCACGTCAAACCACACACGAGCATAACTATCAGCTGGAGACAAAAAGACAGCATGAGTACAAGCATATATTGATTATCCACAATGTAAAAATGGTAATGGTAGTTGAGTCTTACCGTGTCCAGACACACTGGGGTCCCTACATTCCTTAATGGAGGCCTGATTATCAAGAGTGATCTTAACTTTACCACTGTGGGCTTTATTATCCAGCAGAATCTGAATATAAAATAGAaccaattacataattaaaatgactATAGAAATATCTCACATTGTtagtattgaaaaaaataaattacttggCCAAAttgggaaaaaagaaaatgtagatAAACTGGCTCAAAACTG
This genomic window from Labeo rohita strain BAU-BD-2019 chromosome 1, IGBB_LRoh.1.0, whole genome shotgun sequence contains:
- the mcoln1a gene encoding mucolipin-1a; protein product: MAEVDANKVNHISSEGDRLLFPVTDYGSNDHRDEYSNPRPSPVTGGWIGADQEEEALRRKLKYFFMSPCEKYQAKGRKPYKLVMQILKILIVTIQLVLFGLSNEMAVTFKEENTASFKHLFLKDYDDSNDGLAVYTQSDVYDHMFYAIEQYLALTETTVGRYAYVYNVGVNGSALSLCQQYYKKGRIDPANDTFIIDPHVVTDCIGVDPLSTPTVGMGRDFRNFTLKFHKLINVTIQFQLKAINLQTIIHNEIPDCYTFFITILLDNKAHSGKVKITLDNQASIKECRDPSVSGHADSYARVWFDVAVSVVCVLSLVLCGRSIIRGIVLQNEFVQYFRTSLKRDVCWGDRMEFINGWYILLIISDVLTIAGSIIKIGIELKNVSSYDECGILLGTSTLLVWVGVIRYLTFFQKYNILIVTLRAAFPNVIRFCCCVAVIYLGYCFCGWIVLGPYHVKFRSLSLVSECLFSLINGDDMFVTFSGMQESSMLVWVFSQVYLYTFISLFIYMVLSLFIALITGAYETIKHQTQEPIHITDLHAFIAECTDTPNSGKFRGIETSPCSVFCCCDRTTTYEDVHLIN